The Streptomyces tendae DNA segment AGACCTGGAACGCGCCCGCTCCCAGCAGGGCCCCGCTCCAGGCGTGCGCGGGTGAGAGCGCCCGGCGCCGCCGCAGGTCCGCGAAGAGGAAGAACCCGGCGACCAGCGCCAGCAGTTCCGCGGTGTGCAGCAGACCGTCCGACACCAGACCCACGCCCGACGTGGAGCGGTCGTAGAAGTGGTGCCAGTGCAGCACCTGGTGGAAGACGATCTCGTCCACGGCCGCCATGACGGCCGCGCCGATGAGCGCGCACACCAGCAACGAGCGGCGCGTCTCCGGGCGTCGCGCGGTGTCCGCGTCGGTCCACGGGTCAGAGGTGCTCACGGTGCGGTCCGTCCTCCCGAACGATCGGCTGCCGCTCGCCGTCTACCCCGCACGGCGCCGGCCAGCCCCGCCGGCCGGCGCCTGTCGTGGGGGGTTCAGCTCCCTCCCATGGCCTTGCGCACGGTGTCCTTGGTGCGGTCCATGAGGGCGGCCACCGGACCGAGGGCCATGTTCTTCGCAGCGGACTCGACGCCCGGATGGGGCCGGGTGGGCGCCATCGCCTCGGCCGCCTTGATGGCCCTGGCCATCGCGGCGAGGTCGGTGACGTCGGTGCTGCGGCGGATGTGGATGAACTCGTAGCGCTCCTCCGCCCGCGCGTGCGTCTGCACGTCGTGCCGCAGCTGGATCAACTGCGGGAGGAACCGCGGGTCGTCGGGGTCCATCTCGTCCAGGGACGCGAGCATCTCCTTGGCCTCGCGCTCCTCGGTGAGCCGGTCCTCGACGATCTGCTCGCCGCCCGCCACCGCCCGGCGGACGAAGGGATGGACGACCTCCTCCTCCGCGGTCTCGTGCACCGCCAGCAGCCGCACCAGCCGCCGGAAGGCGTCCCGGCGTTCGTCTCCGGCGGTTGCCTCCACCTCGTCGAAGAGGTTGCGGATGTCGCCGTGCTGGCGCATCAGCAGCGAGACGACGTCGTTGTCCGCGGCGTGGTCGTCCCCGGCCTGCGGAGTCTGCAACTCGGACATCTGGGGCCCTTCCTACTTCTCGCGCTGGGCGGGGTCGGGGTGCTCACCCTCGGTCTGCACGCGGTACTCGCGGCCGAACATGGCGTCGTGCTCGTGCATCACCCGGTCGCTCGGCGGGGCCTCACCGCCGTGGATCTGCTCCTGCATCTGCTCGAACCGCTCGTGCGCCTCACGCACGTAACCGGCCCCGAGCGTGGTCAGGTCCATCTGCGTGTCGAGCAGCTCGCGCAGGTAGGCCTTGTTCGGCTCGAAGGTGAGCACATTGGGCAGCTCGGGGGCGAGCACCTCGGCGGGCTCACGCCCGTCGTGCCGGCGCATCAGGTCGCAGGCCGTGTGCAGGTGCTCCAGCTCCATGTTCAGGTGCAGCTCCCAGATGGCCTTGACCTTCGGGTCGCTCTCCTGCTCCATGAAGGAGTAGTACAGGTAGCACTCGTTGTACTCGTGGTTGACCAGCTGCTCCCACCACGTCTCGCCCGGGTCCACGAGGGACTCGTAGTGGGTGACGTGCTCCTCCTCGATCAGCCCGATCTCCTGGTACAGCTGGCGGGCGATCGGCTCCATGTAGGTGGGGCCGGTGTTCATGTAGAAGTTCATGGTCTGCTGCTCCGCCGACATGATCGTCAACGCGTGCAGCTTGGACAGCGGGCTGGCCTGGTCCTTCGCGTAGGGGTCGCGGACGTTGTCGACCGGGTTGCGGTGGTGGTACCGCGTGGGCCGGCCCGGCATGACCTCGGTGAGGTTGTCGACGATGGACTCCGCCTTGCGGTGCTCGATCATCTCGTACAGGTTGGCGTACCGGTACAGGTGGTCGAAGTCCTCCAGCACACCGAACTGGTAGGCCTGCTTCAGATACGGGTCCGGCTCCATACGGGCCACCCAGGCGGTCAGGTCGACGGCCACCTGCTCGTACGCGATGGTCGTCTCCAGCACCGAGGACAGGCCGGGCAGCAGCCAGTTCACCACCTTCTGCTGCTGTGCCTCGATGTACCGGGTCCGGGCCAGCTGCCGCTTGATCTCCGGGTCGACGGTGTGGCGGGCGAGCTGGTGGCTGAACAGGATCGCCTCCACCTCGATCCCGTTCATGGTGATGATCCGGCACCGCGTGTACGGGTCACACCGGTCCGGGTCGATCGGTTCCACGTTCAGCTCGCGCCAGTTGCGCAGCTGGCGGTCCAGCGGGATACCACGCTGTTCCAGGGGATTGAAGGACATGGGCACTTCCTCGTCGAGGGGCCGAGCGGACGGAGTACCCCACGACAGCGGAGGGAGGCCGATGTCCGGCAGGGCACCCCCCATGCTCGGCCCGACCGGACGGGCTCGCCACGCCACACGCCCGCCGGGGACGGACGCGCCCCGGATGCCGCATTCGGATGGCCCAGGGGGCCGGGCCATGGACAATGCGGGGCCTGCCCTCGCCTGGTGGGCGACGGCGCGGACCCGCCCGCCGGCTCTCGGCGGCGGACGAACGCGGGCGGGGGAGGGATTGATCGAGGAGCGCATGCACGGCAAGGCGGTCCTGGGCATCGTGTGACCCGCGCGGCCGGGTCACGATGTAAGATGTCAGCTGACATCTACTGGGAGGTAGTGAACGATGGGCCGTGTGTCGAAGGCGCAGGCGCAGGAGAACCGGCAGCGGGTCGTGGAAACCGCCTCCCGCCTCTTCCGTGAGCAGGGCACGAACGTCAGCGTCGCGGACCTGATGAAGGCCGTCGGCCTGACCCACGGCGGCTTCTACAAGCAGTTCGCCTCCAAGGAAGCCCTGGTCGACGAGGCCACCGCGTACGCCTTCGAGGAGACGGCCGACGCGTACCCGCCGGAGTACGGCGTCCGCGAGGTGGTCGAGAGCTACCTCTCCGTCGAACACCGGGACGACGCGGCGGAGGCTGCCCGATCACCGGCTTCGCCACCGACCGGGCGCGGGCGGGCAGCGAGTCCGAGGCCCACCGCGTGTACACCGAGGGCGTGCAGAGGTTCGCCGACACCCTCACCGACGACGACCAGGATGGCCTCGTCCGCCTCTGCACCATGGTGGGGGCCCTGACGCTGTCCCGTGCGACGAAGGGCGACCCCGTCTCGGAGCAGATCCTCACCGCCGCCCGCGAGGCGCTGACGGCACAGGCGCAGGCGGGCGCCGCAGACCCCCAGGGCCCGGGCGCGTCCGACTGACCAGGGTGCGCACACGCCCGCCCGACGACGGGGCGGGCGCTCCCGGGCACCCGGGCCGTCATCGCGCCGCCCCCCGTCCGCCGTCCGGCCCCTGCCGCTCGCGCCCCCAGGCGGCCAGCGGCTCCAGGGCGTCGTTGAGGCGCTCGCCGTCCCCGGTCAGCGAGTACTCCACGCGGGGCGGCACCTCGTCGTAGGAGACCCGGCGCACCACGCCGTCCGCCTCCAACTCCCGCAGATGGGAGGCCAGCACCTTCTCGGTGACGCCGGGAAGCAGCCGGCGCAGCTCACCGAAGCGGCGACAAGGGTGCTCGTGCAGCGCCCACAGGAT contains these protein-coding regions:
- a CDS encoding DUF2243 domain-containing protein; protein product: MSTSDPWTDADTARRPETRRSLLVCALIGAAVMAAVDEIVFHQVLHWHHFYDRSTSGVGLVSDGLLHTAELLALVAGFFLFADLRRRRALSPAHAWSGALLGAGAFQVFDGVVDHKVLRVHQIRYGVDTTPYDWAWNAAGFVLLLVGGALLVRARRAVRTGHAPSGRGGRRPS
- a CDS encoding hemerythrin domain-containing protein, with the protein product MSELQTPQAGDDHAADNDVVSLLMRQHGDIRNLFDEVEATAGDERRDAFRRLVRLLAVHETAEEEVVHPFVRRAVAGGEQIVEDRLTEEREAKEMLASLDEMDPDDPRFLPQLIQLRHDVQTHARAEERYEFIHIRRSTDVTDLAAMARAIKAAEAMAPTRPHPGVESAAKNMALGPVAALMDRTKDTVRKAMGGS
- a CDS encoding TetR/AcrR family transcriptional regulator; protein product: MGRVSKAQAQENRQRVVETASRLFREQGTNVSVADLMKAVGLTHGGFYKQFASKEALVDEATAYAFEETADAYPPEYGVREVVESYLSVEHRDDAAEAARSPASPPTGRGRAASPRPTACTPRACRGSPTPSPTTTRMASSASAPWWGP
- a CDS encoding winged helix-turn-helix transcriptional regulator, whose translation is MATSNRPGASDGHVCGIDTAMEVIGGKWKVLILWALHEHPCRRFGELRRLLPGVTEKVLASHLRELEADGVVRRVSYDEVPPRVEYSLTGDGERLNDALEPLAAWGRERQGPDGGRGAAR